A genomic window from Arthrobacter sp. FW305-BF8 includes:
- a CDS encoding winged helix DNA-binding domain-containing protein, producing MAATVRVRVTPKVMGRLRLASQGLLGAGFTGVPEAVRSMAAMQAQDLQAALWAVGIRVPGAGLSDVRRALDDGSLVRSWPMRGTLHLLAPEDLRWILNITTARMVQGTAGRHRQLEITGSDIEACREAALGLVDGGRAASREELFAAFEAAGQPTRAQRGIHLLWMLCQSATLVPGPLDGNQQKFVAFDQWITTSRDLDREEGIAELLLRYLRGHGPATLRDFAWWSSIPLTEVRRALPAVKSELAELEYDGTQYWTSPEAAALLDEGVPGQRSVLALPGFDEFVLGYTDRSIVLPPEHAQKVVPGGNGVFKKTVVAGGEVTGTWARQGSGRTSAVVPVPFDDTKPLGPAALAGFRRAAERYEGFLVS from the coding sequence GGGTCCGGGTTACGCCCAAGGTGATGGGCCGGCTGAGGCTGGCATCGCAGGGCCTGCTGGGGGCCGGATTCACCGGGGTGCCGGAGGCAGTCCGCTCGATGGCCGCGATGCAGGCCCAGGATCTCCAAGCCGCGCTGTGGGCGGTGGGTATCCGGGTTCCCGGCGCAGGCTTGAGTGACGTCCGCCGCGCCCTGGACGACGGGTCCTTGGTCCGCTCCTGGCCCATGAGAGGGACGCTGCACCTGCTGGCGCCCGAGGATCTGCGTTGGATCCTGAACATCACCACGGCACGGATGGTCCAGGGCACGGCCGGCCGGCACCGGCAACTGGAAATCACGGGCAGCGACATCGAAGCGTGCCGGGAGGCAGCACTCGGCTTGGTTGACGGCGGACGGGCCGCCAGCCGGGAGGAGCTGTTCGCAGCCTTCGAGGCGGCCGGGCAGCCAACCAGGGCGCAGCGCGGCATCCACCTGCTGTGGATGCTGTGCCAGAGCGCCACACTGGTGCCCGGGCCGCTGGACGGCAACCAGCAGAAGTTCGTTGCGTTCGACCAGTGGATCACCACGTCCCGCGACCTGGACCGTGAGGAGGGGATCGCCGAGCTGCTGCTGAGGTACCTGCGCGGCCACGGACCCGCCACGCTGCGCGACTTCGCGTGGTGGTCCAGCATTCCCCTGACCGAGGTGCGGCGGGCCCTGCCAGCGGTGAAGAGCGAGTTGGCGGAGCTTGAGTACGACGGGACGCAGTACTGGACGTCCCCTGAGGCCGCAGCACTGCTGGACGAGGGAGTGCCGGGCCAACGCTCGGTTCTAGCCCTTCCGGGGTTCGATGAGTTTGTCCTCGGCTACACGGACCGGAGCATCGTGCTGCCGCCCGAGCATGCGCAGAAGGTCGTCCCTGGCGGCAACGGCGTGTTCAAGAAGACCGTCGTAGCCGGCGGCGAGGTGACCGGCACCTGGGCGAGGCAGGGGAGCGGGCGGACCTCCGCCGTCGTACCCGTGCCGTTCGATGACACCAAGCCCCTGGGCCCGGCGGCGCTGGCGGGCTTCCGCCGGGCCGCCGAACGGTACGAGGGCTTCCTCGTTTCCTGA